TCGATCTCCCCGACAATGTTGATGCGCTCAAAGCCATGGTGCTGGCCATGGCTGAGAAAACGGATGCTCTCAAGGGTGAAGTTGCCGAACTTCAAGCCCTGAATGCGAGCGCCGAAGAACGGATCGCGCGCCTGACCTCGATCCTCAAGACGCTGGAGCGGGCAAGGTTCGGGCGCCGCTCCGAAAAACTCGGCTCCAATGCGCTTGACGATGAACAGAGTGCCTTCGTCTTCGACGAGGTTCAAACCGGGCTCGGGGCCATCCAGGCCGAGCTCGATAAACGGCAGGACCCTGACAAGGCCAAACGAGCCGCACGGCCTCGCAAGGGTTTTGCGCCGCATCTCGAGCGGGTCGAGATCGTTATCGAACCGGCTGAGCTTCCGGAGCACGCCGGCAAGCAGAAGATCCTGATCGGCGAGGATGTCTCGGAGCGGCTCGATGTGGTCGCGGCGAAGTTCCGTGTCATCGTCACGCGCCGGCCGAAATACGCCTTCAGGAACGAAGATGGCGTCGTTCAGGCCCCGGCACCAGCCCATATCATCGAGGGCGGCATCCCGACCGAAGCGCTTCTGGCGCAGATCGCGGTCTCAAAATATGCCGACGGCCTGCCGCTCTACCGCCAGGAAGCGATTTACGCCCGCGACAAGGTGGATCTCGACCGAGCCCTGATGGCGCAATGGATGGGCCGGCTCGGATTTGAACTCGAGATCCTCTCCGACCACGTCCTCACGCTGATCAAGAAGGCCGAGAGGATCTTCGCCGACGAAACCACGCTGCCAACCTTGGAACCAGGCTCCGGCAGCACCAAGACAGCCTATCTCTGGGCTTACGTGCGAGATGACCGGACCTTCGGCGGCAGCGGTCCGCCGATGGTTGCCTACCGCTTCGAGGATAGCCGGTCGGGCGAATGTGTCGCCCGCCATCTCGACAATTATCGGGGCATCCTGCAGGTGGATGGGTATACGGCCTATAATCGTCTTGCGCGGCCCGACCGCGGCAATGATGCCATCACGCTCGCGGGATGTTGGTCCCACGTTCGAAGAAAATTTTACGAACTGCACATCGCCGGCAGTTCCAAACTCGCGACCACGACAATCGAACGCATGACCCAGCTGTGGGAGATCGAGGAGAAGGTGCGCGGCAAAGATCCAAATGCACGCGTCGCAGCCCGCCAGGAAACCTCGGTCGCGATCGTCGCCGATCTGTTCAAGCTTTGGCAAGACGCGCTTCCACGTATCTCCGGCAAGTCCAAATTGGCGGAGGCAATCCGCTACGCCATCTCACGGCGGGCGACGCTCGAACGCTTCCTCACCGATGGCCGCGTCGAGATTGACTCCAACATTGTGGAACGTGCCATCCGGCCGCAAACAATCACGCGAAAGAACTCGCTCTTTGCCGGCAGCGACGGCGGCGGACGAACCTGGGCAACCATAGCGACATTGTTGCAGACGGCAAAAATGAACGATGTCGATCCGCTCGCCTGGC
This Methylovirgula sp. DNA region includes the following protein-coding sequences:
- a CDS encoding IS66 family transposase, with translation MPAPVFDLPDNVDALKAMVLAMAEKTDALKGEVAELQALNASAEERIARLTSILKTLERARFGRRSEKLGSNALDDEQSAFVFDEVQTGLGAIQAELDKRQDPDKAKRAARPRKGFAPHLERVEIVIEPAELPEHAGKQKILIGEDVSERLDVVAAKFRVIVTRRPKYAFRNEDGVVQAPAPAHIIEGGIPTEALLAQIAVSKYADGLPLYRQEAIYARDKVDLDRALMAQWMGRLGFELEILSDHVLTLIKKAERIFADETTLPTLEPGSGSTKTAYLWAYVRDDRTFGGSGPPMVAYRFEDSRSGECVARHLDNYRGILQVDGYTAYNRLARPDRGNDAITLAGCWSHVRRKFYELHIAGSSKLATTTIERMTQLWEIEEKVRGKDPNARVAARQETSVAIVADLFKLWQDALPRISGKSKLAEAIRYAISRRATLERFLTDGRVEIDSNIVERAIRPQTITRKNSLFAGSDGGGRTWATIATLLQTAKMNDVDPLAWLAQTLERLANSWPNAEIDALMPWRYTA